Proteins from one Nicotiana tabacum cultivar K326 chromosome 23, ASM71507v2, whole genome shotgun sequence genomic window:
- the LOC107818720 gene encoding uncharacterized protein LOC107818720 has protein sequence MALSRPMIFLSLFLTFVALSAAQSPMMAPTMPPSTMAMPPMTTTPPPMAAMSPPPMAAMSPPPMATMSPPPMAPPAPMAPGMEPVGSEPAAPGPMNGGMAPPPSNGFVHGISSMAMVAILGSVALLF, from the coding sequence ATGGCTCTCTCACGTCCCATGATCTTTCTCTCCCTTTTCCTTACATTTGTAGCTCTTTCTGCTGCTCAATCTCCTATGATGGCCCCCACAATGCCACCATCTACCATGGCAATGCCACCAATGACTACCACTCCTCCACCAATGGCCGCCATGTCACCACCACCAATGGCCGCCATGTCACCACCACCAATGGCCACCATGTCACCACCACCAAtggcaccaccagctcctatggCACCCGGAATGGAACCCGTGGGATCAGAGCCAGCTGCACCGGGACCTATGAATGGTGGAATGGCTCCTCCTCCGTCTAATGGTTTTGTTCATGGAATTAGTAGCATGGCTATGGTAGCAATTCTTGGGAGTGTAGCACTTTTGTTctaa